The following are from one region of the Rosistilla carotiformis genome:
- a CDS encoding DUF6797 domain-containing protein, with protein sequence MSLPQPSVVRWIVSTLFLLSSVPANANDPTDVLRQENLVAWCIVPFDAKHRGPPQRAQMLKDLGIVRCAYDWRAEHVPTFEQEILEYKKHGIEFFAFWSHHEAAFDLFEKHDLHPQIWQTLADPGGAADADKVGLAAQKLIPLVERTERLGSKLGLYNHGGWGGEPRNLVAVCQRLHQLGHKHVGIVYNFHHGHGHINDWAEVFLQIKPYLICLNLNGMNPKGQPKILGIGKGAHELSMIRTVVESGYDGPIGILDHRNELDARESLQENLDGLRWVRQELREAGSGGPRPQAAANPDRGSTSVLYPGDDAYRKPPVTVECRATLDRRDQYNILVASDTKQSSDHWELFSMNGNGCLTAYLPGKHPDHVHTKAMICDRQPHAIAMQYEPNRVRLYVDGRQVADQAIESTDRGNPIPGGLGIGRLAQPGPTCAGKIHWLRISKGVRAISPVPTTTVQRDQTTVGFWEFGKSSQPGNGTHSNAATPTAVGLAKRPYDPKRVEQRVIEARTRGDAVRGAMVFADAKHGCLACHQIGTLGGSVGPALSHIAAQRTDHQLVESVLWPQRAIQPEYQTWNALTVEGKILRGYKHLETEDRLTLLDPASGNRIVIDRDEIDHLAPSGSVMPDGLAAAMDDQQQADLFCFLSQLGRDDSPIDRRVLEALTRAQNHTPQEFPVTRKPLQPNNYRNWQHAVNRDRLYDFYTKQAEHFRQQPHLPMLLAPFPGLDGGGQGHWGNQNEAGWASDDWNRAERGVVQAGVFRGGGVTVARGVCVRFGKDHALSVCFNPDTLTYDALWSGGFVRYDSVRHGFVGGLRMEGKPLPRPQQPVVNKPFQYRGFYRHGNRVVFAYQVDGVDFLDAPWIHEGQFVRERAPVESHSMRHVLQGGPALWPQPIETQWTRGEGQPFAIDSIELPHDNPWRIPIDCGGLDFLPDGSVLVCTMQGDVWRVSGLDSTDPTSNRVRWRRFASGLHHALGLVVADGQVYVQCRDQLARLTDLNGDGEADFYECFSNAFETSPAGHDYICGLQRDDAGNFYTASGNQGLVRISADGRRADIVATGFRNPDGLGLIDGTTVTVPVSEGSWTPASMIHAVDLNSDDADREPPYFGYGGPRNGKPPRLPWVYLPRGIDNSSGGQTEVPPQRFGPLAGQVLHFSFGAGTWFVVLRDEVQGQAQGAVVPMPGDFLSGVHRGRFHPTDGHLYVAGMTGWGSYTPRRGCLERVRLNHPSLQVPIGFHVHQNGVRVDFAQPIDPAVATDLGRQFAQCWNYRYSGAYGSPEFSTTHPGVAGHDPLAIRSAHVVREGRGLFLEIPDLQPVNQLHLRLHVNDDASPTANPVGSGHDLFVTVHKLDEPFTAFADYHAEDKIVAAHPLLTDLATNAVRVPNPFGEPIDDARKVELRTGKNLTFETGEIHVSRGEPIQLTLINPDVVPHNWVLVRPGALQRVGGLANALIAEPTAYARQYVPESKDVLVSTDIVAAGSQESVWFRAPAEPGRYPYLCTFPGHWMVMNGVMVVD encoded by the coding sequence ATGTCCCTGCCTCAACCCTCCGTCGTCCGATGGATTGTTTCGACACTGTTCCTGTTGTCGTCTGTTCCCGCCAACGCGAACGATCCGACCGATGTCTTGCGACAGGAGAATCTTGTCGCTTGGTGTATCGTTCCTTTTGATGCGAAACACCGCGGGCCGCCCCAGCGGGCTCAGATGCTGAAAGATTTGGGCATCGTTCGCTGCGCTTATGATTGGCGCGCCGAACACGTTCCGACTTTTGAACAAGAGATTCTCGAATACAAAAAGCATGGCATCGAATTCTTCGCTTTCTGGAGTCATCACGAAGCGGCCTTCGATCTCTTCGAGAAGCACGACCTGCATCCCCAGATCTGGCAAACATTAGCCGATCCCGGAGGCGCCGCGGACGCCGACAAAGTCGGTCTTGCCGCTCAGAAACTGATCCCCCTGGTTGAACGAACCGAGCGGTTAGGTTCGAAACTCGGGCTTTACAACCACGGCGGCTGGGGCGGCGAACCGCGGAATCTCGTCGCCGTTTGCCAACGCTTGCACCAACTTGGGCACAAACATGTTGGGATCGTTTACAATTTCCATCATGGACACGGACACATCAACGATTGGGCGGAGGTTTTCCTACAGATCAAACCGTATCTGATCTGTCTGAACCTGAACGGCATGAACCCTAAGGGACAACCAAAGATTCTAGGGATTGGCAAAGGAGCGCACGAACTGTCGATGATCCGCACGGTCGTCGAAAGCGGATACGACGGCCCCATCGGGATCCTGGATCATCGCAACGAACTGGACGCCCGTGAATCGCTGCAAGAGAACCTCGACGGTCTACGATGGGTCCGGCAGGAACTGCGTGAAGCGGGCAGCGGGGGTCCGCGGCCTCAAGCGGCCGCGAATCCCGATCGCGGCTCGACCAGCGTCCTTTATCCCGGAGACGATGCCTACCGCAAGCCGCCAGTCACCGTCGAGTGCCGCGCCACCTTGGATCGCCGCGATCAATACAACATCTTGGTCGCCAGCGACACCAAACAATCATCGGATCACTGGGAACTGTTTTCCATGAACGGCAACGGATGCTTGACCGCCTATCTACCGGGCAAACATCCCGACCACGTGCACACCAAAGCGATGATCTGCGATCGCCAACCGCATGCAATTGCGATGCAGTACGAACCGAATCGGGTCCGATTATATGTCGATGGTCGACAGGTTGCCGATCAAGCGATCGAATCGACCGACCGGGGCAATCCGATTCCCGGCGGCTTGGGCATCGGGCGACTCGCTCAGCCCGGCCCCACGTGCGCTGGGAAAATCCATTGGCTGCGGATCTCCAAAGGCGTGAGAGCGATTTCCCCGGTTCCTACGACGACCGTCCAGCGGGATCAAACGACCGTCGGGTTTTGGGAATTTGGTAAGTCATCTCAGCCCGGCAACGGGACGCATTCGAATGCTGCAACACCAACGGCGGTCGGACTCGCGAAACGCCCCTACGATCCCAAGCGCGTGGAGCAAAGGGTTATCGAAGCGCGAACGCGCGGCGATGCGGTGCGAGGTGCGATGGTCTTCGCCGATGCCAAGCACGGCTGTTTGGCGTGTCATCAAATCGGAACGTTGGGCGGCTCGGTGGGCCCCGCGCTTTCCCACATCGCGGCCCAACGAACCGACCACCAACTTGTCGAGTCGGTATTGTGGCCTCAGCGCGCGATTCAACCGGAGTACCAGACCTGGAACGCGCTGACCGTCGAAGGCAAGATCCTTCGTGGCTATAAGCATCTCGAAACGGAAGATCGGCTGACCTTGCTGGATCCAGCATCGGGAAACCGGATCGTGATCGATCGCGATGAAATCGACCACCTAGCACCTAGCGGAAGCGTGATGCCCGACGGACTGGCCGCGGCGATGGACGATCAACAGCAGGCCGATCTGTTTTGTTTCTTGAGTCAATTGGGGCGTGACGATTCACCGATCGACCGTCGCGTCCTGGAAGCGCTCACGCGGGCTCAGAATCATACGCCCCAGGAATTCCCCGTAACGCGTAAACCGCTGCAGCCCAACAACTATCGCAACTGGCAACACGCCGTGAATCGCGATCGATTGTACGACTTCTACACCAAACAAGCGGAACATTTCCGCCAGCAGCCGCATCTGCCAATGCTGCTCGCCCCATTCCCGGGACTTGACGGAGGCGGACAGGGACATTGGGGGAACCAAAACGAAGCGGGATGGGCGAGCGACGACTGGAATCGAGCGGAACGGGGCGTGGTCCAAGCAGGCGTGTTTCGCGGCGGAGGCGTGACGGTCGCGCGCGGCGTCTGTGTTCGCTTTGGAAAAGACCATGCATTGTCGGTATGTTTCAACCCCGACACGCTGACCTACGATGCATTGTGGTCGGGTGGTTTTGTCCGCTACGACTCGGTCCGCCATGGATTTGTCGGCGGGTTGCGGATGGAAGGCAAACCGCTACCGCGACCGCAACAGCCTGTCGTCAACAAGCCCTTCCAATACCGTGGGTTCTATCGCCACGGCAATCGCGTGGTCTTTGCCTATCAGGTCGACGGCGTCGATTTCCTCGATGCGCCTTGGATTCACGAGGGGCAATTCGTCCGTGAACGGGCGCCCGTCGAATCGCACTCGATGCGCCATGTGCTGCAGGGCGGCCCTGCCCTGTGGCCGCAACCGATCGAAACGCAGTGGACGCGTGGCGAGGGACAGCCCTTTGCGATCGACAGCATCGAACTGCCGCACGACAATCCTTGGCGAATCCCGATCGATTGCGGAGGGCTCGATTTTCTACCCGACGGCAGCGTCTTGGTCTGCACGATGCAAGGGGATGTTTGGCGGGTCAGCGGATTGGATTCCACCGACCCCACGTCGAACCGCGTGCGTTGGCGGCGGTTTGCATCGGGACTGCACCACGCGTTGGGGCTGGTCGTCGCCGATGGGCAGGTCTACGTCCAATGCCGCGATCAATTAGCGCGACTGACGGATCTCAATGGCGATGGCGAAGCCGATTTTTACGAATGCTTCAGCAACGCATTTGAGACGTCCCCCGCCGGCCACGACTACATTTGTGGTTTGCAACGCGATGACGCGGGGAATTTTTACACCGCGTCGGGAAACCAAGGATTGGTGCGAATCTCGGCCGATGGCCGGCGAGCCGACATCGTGGCGACGGGATTTCGCAATCCAGACGGCCTGGGATTGATCGACGGAACGACCGTGACGGTTCCCGTTTCGGAAGGCTCCTGGACGCCAGCGTCGATGATCCACGCGGTCGATCTGAATTCGGATGATGCCGATCGCGAGCCGCCCTATTTTGGATACGGAGGTCCTCGCAACGGCAAGCCGCCGCGTCTGCCGTGGGTCTATTTGCCTCGCGGAATCGACAACTCCAGCGGAGGGCAAACCGAGGTTCCGCCCCAACGCTTCGGACCACTGGCGGGCCAGGTGCTGCACTTCTCCTTTGGCGCGGGCACTTGGTTTGTCGTGTTGCGAGATGAAGTCCAGGGGCAGGCGCAAGGGGCCGTCGTCCCGATGCCGGGAGACTTTTTGTCGGGAGTCCATCGCGGGCGTTTCCATCCGACCGACGGGCATCTTTACGTCGCTGGGATGACGGGCTGGGGATCGTACACACCCCGGCGCGGTTGTTTGGAACGGGTCCGATTGAACCATCCATCGTTGCAAGTTCCGATCGGTTTTCATGTGCATCAAAACGGTGTTCGCGTCGACTTTGCCCAGCCGATCGATCCCGCGGTTGCGACCGATCTCGGCCGTCAGTTTGCCCAGTGTTGGAACTACCGCTATAGCGGCGCTTACGGTTCTCCCGAGTTTTCGACGACGCATCCCGGTGTTGCGGGACACGATCCGCTGGCAATCCGATCGGCGCACGTGGTGCGCGAGGGGCGCGGGCTGTTTTTGGAAATCCCCGATTTGCAACCTGTGAACCAACTGCATCTGCGATTGCATGTCAACGACGACGCATCCCCCACGGCAAATCCGGTCGGTTCGGGGCACGATTTGTTTGTCACCGTCCACAAACTGGACGAACCGTTCACCGCGTTTGCAGACTATCACGCCGAGGACAAAATCGTCGCCGCGCATCCGCTGCTGACCGACCTGGCAACAAATGCCGTTCGGGTTCCCAATCCCTTTGGCGAACCGATCGACGACGCACGAAAGGTCGAACTTCGGACCGGCAAGAACTTAACCTTCGAAACGGGAGAAATTCACGTTTCCAGAGGCGAGCCGATTCAACTGACGTTGATCAATCCCGACGTCGTACCTCACAACTGGGTTTTGGTTCGGCCAGGCGCGCTGCAGCGTGTCGGCGGTTTGGCCAACGCATTGATCGCCGAACCGACCGCCTACGCACGACAATACGTTCCCGAGTCGAAGGACGTCTTGGTCTCCACCGACATCGTCGCCGCGGGATCGCAGGAAAGCGTCTGGTTCAGGGCGCCTGCCGAGCCAGGTCGCTACCCATACCTGTGCACTTTTCCTGGCCACTGGATGGTCATGAATGGTGTGATGGTGGTCGACTGA